The segment CTATGCACCTGCAGATCCGCTCGCTCCTGCAGACGGTTCTCGACACGGCGCAGGAAACGGTACGCCGCGCGCAACTCCTCCGCGGCATAGCGGGGCAGCAATTCGTGCTCAGCCAGCACGGTCAGAACATCCTGAATCGGTCGCACGCGAAGTGCGGGTTCACGACCGCCGCGAATCAACTGAAACGCCTGCCCGATGAACTCGATCTCGCGTATACCCCCCGCGCCCAGTTTGACGTTTGCCGCCATCCCCTTGCGCTGCACCTCGCGGGTGATCATCTGCTTCATATCGCGCAGGGATTCAAAGGCGCCGAAATCGAGATAGCGCCGATAGACGAAGGGTCGCAGCAGATCGAGCACCTGCTCGCCCGCGGGTTGGCTGCCGGCGACCACCCGGGCCTTGATCATGGCATACCGCTCCCATTCGCGACCCTGCGATTGGTAGTAGGTCTCCAGTGCCGCAAAACTCATGGCCAACGGGCCCACATCACCATACGGGCGCAGGCGCATATCGACACGGAAAACGTAACCGTCCGGCGTGTGCTCGTCCAACACCCGCACCAGGCGCTGCCCGAGACGCAGAAAGTACTGCTCATTGGTTCGCTCACGCGCCGTCCCAACCGTTTTTCCGCCCTCGGGATAGGCAAAAATAAGATCGATATCGGAAGAAAAGTTGAGCTCACGGGCGCCTAGCTTGCCCATCCCCAGCACCACCAGGGATTGCGCGGAACCCGACTGATCGCCGGTCGGAACACCCCATTCAGCCTGCTGCCACTCGTCCAGCCGCAGGAGCGCCTGCTGGATGCAGGCATCGGCCAGCGCTGAGGTGTCGATCAGCACCTCGTCCAGATCCGCCTTGTCAGCCAGGTCACGCCAGGCGATACGCACCATCTCGCGGCGCCGGAACTCGCGCAACCGCTGGGCGAGCGCCGCCTCATCGGCCACGCTCATCAGCAAGGAATCAAGGCGCTCGTTGTAGGTCGTTGCCGGGTAGCGTTGATCCAGATCTCCGCTTTCCACGAGATCTTTCAACAACCCGGGGTACTGAATGCACGCCTTGGCCACGAACTCACTGCATGCCCACACCCGGGTCAGCTCTAGAAGCGGTGCGGTTGCCAGTATCCACTCACCATCCGCTGCGGCTGCGCGTTCCCGATACTGATTCCATGCGTGATTGACACGCTCGCCGAGAGACTGGGGGAGGTGTTCGGTGGGTAGCGCCGGCATGGTGGCAATAGCTCGCTTACGATTGTTTTCGATTCTCGAGGCACATTTTCACAGAATCGCCCGCCCTTGTCCCAGACTGAGAGCCGGTGACATAAAAAGAGAAGGCCCTGTCACAGGACAGGGCCTTCTCTAATTACCGCGTACAACGGTGGGGATGGTTACATCATACCGCCCATACCACCCATGCCACCCATACCACCCATGCCACCCATGTCACCCATGTCCGGCATGCCGCCCTTATCGTCCTTCGGCAGTTCAGCCACCATCGCTTCGGTGGTGATCATCAGGCCGGCTACCGACGCCGCATTCTGCAGCGCAGAACGGCTGACCTTGGTTGGATCCAGGATACCCGCCTCGATCATATCGCCATACTCACCGGTCTGGGCGTTGTAACCATAATTGCCTTTGCCCTCTTCGACCTTATTGAGCACCACGGAGGCCTCATCACCGGAGTTGGTGACGATCTGGCGCAGCGGCTCTTCCATGGCACGCTTGGCAATACCGATACCGACATCCTGATCGTGGTTGACGCCCTTGAGCTTCTTCAGTGCCTGCAGCGCACGGATGAAGGCGACACCGCCACCCGGAACGACGCCCTCTTCGACAGCGGCGCGAGTGGCGTGCAATGCATCTTCCACGCGTGCCTTCTTCTCCTTCATCTCGACCTCGGTAGCGGCACCCACTTTGATCACCGCAACACCACCGGCCAGCTTCGCGACACGCTCCTGCAGCTTCTCACGGTCGTAGTCGGAGGTGGTCTCTTCGATCTGCTTGCGGATCTGGGTAACGCGGGCCTGGATGTCGTCATGGTTGCCGGCACCATCGATAATGGTGGTCTCTTCCTTGGAAACGGTGACCTTCTTTGCCGTGCCCAGGTCGTCCAGCGACGCCTTCTCCAGCGACAGGCCAACCTCTTCGGAGATCACGGTGCCACCGGTAAGAACAGCGATGTCCTGCAGCATGGCCTTGCGGCGATCGCCGAAGCCCGGCGCCTTGACAGCGGCTACCTTGACGATACCGCGGATGGTGTTGACCACCAGGGTCGCCAGCGCCTCGCCCTCGACATCCTCAGCAATGATCAGCAACGGCTTGCCCGACTTGGCCACACCCTCCAGCACCGGCAGCATGTCGCGGATGTTGGAGATCTTCTTCTCGTAGAGCAGGATGAAGGGCTCTTCCAGGTCGACGCCCATGCTCTGCTGGTTGTTGATGAAGTAGGGCGATAGGTAACCGCGGTCGAACTGCATGCCCTCGACCACTTCCAGCTCGTTCTGCAGACCGGAGCCGTCTTCGACGGTGATGACGCCCTCTTTACCGACCTTCTGCATGGCATCGGCGATGATGCGACCGATATCCTCATCGCCATTGGCGGAGATGGTGCCTACCTGGGCAATCGCTTTGTCGTCCGCACAGGGCACCGACAACTTCTTCAACTCCTCGACGGCGGCGATCACGGCCTTGTCGACGCCGCGCTTGAGATCCATCGGGTTCATACCCGCGGCCACGGCCTTCATACCCTCACGCAGGATGGCCTGGGCCAGCACTGTTGCAGTGGTGGTGCCGTCCCCGGCAACATCGGAAGTATGGGATGCGACCTCTTTGACCATCTGTGCACCCATATTTTCGAACTTGTCTTTCAGTTCGATCTCCTTGGCGACCGATACACCGTCTTTGGTGACGGTGGGGGCGCCAAAGCTCTTGTCCAGGACCACGTTGCGGCCCTTGGGGCCCAGGGTGATCTTCACCGCGTTGGCCAGGACATTTACGCCGTGCAGCATGCGCTGACGGGCTTCCTCACCGAATCTAACGTCTTTTGCAGCCATGTTTATCTACCTCGAATTCCTGTGTAAA is part of the Pseudomonadota bacterium genome and harbors:
- the groL gene encoding chaperonin GroEL, which translates into the protein MAAKDVRFGEEARQRMLHGVNVLANAVKITLGPKGRNVVLDKSFGAPTVTKDGVSVAKEIELKDKFENMGAQMVKEVASHTSDVAGDGTTTATVLAQAILREGMKAVAAGMNPMDLKRGVDKAVIAAVEELKKLSVPCADDKAIAQVGTISANGDEDIGRIIADAMQKVGKEGVITVEDGSGLQNELEVVEGMQFDRGYLSPYFINNQQSMGVDLEEPFILLYEKKISNIRDMLPVLEGVAKSGKPLLIIAEDVEGEALATLVVNTIRGIVKVAAVKAPGFGDRRKAMLQDIAVLTGGTVISEEVGLSLEKASLDDLGTAKKVTVSKEETTIIDGAGNHDDIQARVTQIRKQIEETTSDYDREKLQERVAKLAGGVAVIKVGAATEVEMKEKKARVEDALHATRAAVEEGVVPGGGVAFIRALQALKKLKGVNHDQDVGIGIAKRAMEEPLRQIVTNSGDEASVVLNKVEEGKGNYGYNAQTGEYGDMIEAGILDPTKVSRSALQNAASVAGLMITTEAMVAELPKDDKGGMPDMGDMGGMGGMGGMGGMGGMM